The proteins below come from a single Holdemania massiliensis genomic window:
- a CDS encoding glycoside hydrolase family 1 protein: protein MTEQFLWGSATAAYQCEGAWNEDGKGASIWDEFCHSDKNTTGITGDVSCDFYHHVEEDIRMLAEGGQNTFRFSISWSRIVPKADRVVNEKGLAFYDRVLDACEKYHVVPNVTLVHYDLPDYIGAQGGWCYPGVADEFAYYAAVVFRHYGDRIPLYVTINEPNHNAYCNYCVGNYPPNETNLQHYCQCAYNMAVCTAKAIREFRKLGLKAQIGVVQGCGPATALLDTPDYQEAVKYCNYFCNDWILDPAIKGEYDPQLIAAVQSRGIDLSFVKEEDLAVMKDNTIDFLGQNIYSRMLVKPNTSGITAFTVNNAGNNDGSAQAARETRAIAGWFESDRDPNTKLNHWGREIFPECAYNTLMERKRRYGDIPIYVTENGHGCYDVADENGFVEDDERVEFLSNYLHYILKAKQDGVNVKGYYVWSTMDLYSWINGYKKRYGLVRVDYDDPARKRTPKKSYYWYKQFIQDHQDL from the coding sequence ATGACCGAGCAGTTTTTATGGGGTTCGGCAACCGCCGCTTATCAATGCGAAGGGGCCTGGAACGAGGATGGCAAAGGCGCCAGCATCTGGGATGAATTCTGCCACAGCGACAAGAATACAACCGGCATCACCGGCGATGTTTCCTGTGATTTCTATCATCATGTCGAGGAAGACATCCGCATGCTGGCGGAAGGCGGACAGAACACATTCCGTTTCTCGATCAGCTGGTCGCGGATCGTGCCGAAGGCGGATCGGGTTGTCAATGAAAAAGGCCTGGCTTTTTATGACCGGGTGTTGGATGCCTGTGAGAAATACCATGTCGTTCCCAACGTGACCTTAGTCCATTATGATCTGCCGGACTACATCGGTGCTCAGGGCGGCTGGTGTTATCCAGGCGTCGCAGACGAATTTGCCTATTACGCGGCGGTGGTTTTCCGCCATTATGGGGATCGGATTCCGCTGTACGTCACGATTAATGAACCGAATCACAATGCCTACTGCAACTATTGCGTCGGCAACTATCCGCCGAATGAGACCAATCTGCAGCACTATTGTCAATGTGCTTACAACATGGCGGTCTGCACGGCCAAAGCGATCCGCGAGTTCCGCAAACTGGGACTGAAAGCGCAGATCGGCGTCGTGCAGGGCTGCGGCCCGGCGACGGCGCTCTTGGACACGCCGGACTATCAGGAAGCTGTCAAATACTGCAATTACTTCTGCAACGACTGGATTCTGGATCCGGCGATCAAGGGTGAATATGATCCGCAGCTGATCGCGGCTGTTCAATCCCGCGGCATTGACCTCAGTTTTGTCAAAGAAGAAGACCTGGCTGTGATGAAGGACAATACGATCGACTTTCTCGGCCAGAACATCTACAGCCGCATGCTGGTGAAGCCGAATACTTCGGGGATAACCGCCTTTACTGTCAACAATGCCGGCAACAACGATGGATCTGCCCAGGCCGCGCGGGAAACCCGGGCCATCGCCGGCTGGTTTGAATCGGACCGCGATCCCAACACCAAGCTGAATCACTGGGGACGGGAAATCTTTCCGGAATGTGCGTACAACACGCTGATGGAACGCAAGCGGCGCTATGGGGATATCCCGATTTACGTCACCGAAAACGGACATGGCTGTTATGATGTCGCCGATGAAAACGGGTTTGTGGAAGATGACGAACGGGTTGAGTTTTTATCCAACTATCTGCACTATATTCTCAAAGCGAAGCAGGATGGCGTGAATGTCAAAGGCTATTACGTCTGGAGTACGATGGATCTGTATTCCTGGATCAATGGCTATAAGAAACGCTATGGTCTGGTACGGGTTGATTATGACGATCCAGCCCGTAAGCGCACGCCGAAAAAGAGCTACTATTGGTATAAGCAGTTCATTCAGGATCATCAGGATCTTTAA
- a CDS encoding AEC family transporter, with amino-acid sequence MLDLAVLFHVEMQILIFFGLGALLKKQKITDGHIDEFLSTLILNLIMPVNIFLSFYRNVSVAMLQKSFLLVLAGIIVVVLVLALSRLLPKSMSLEKRRIAQYSMLISNGSLIGLPLIEGLCGSTGVVYANIFMIPTRILSFSSGEKYFNTGWKPAGALTIAKKFFFNPITLAMILGFLFKLAQLGIPAGIDAVFSSLSGCMSPLALLLVGSTLLESGSEKENVSKDIVEISVFRLIIAPLLTYFVCAALRLSTPQIIAAVLVNATPVASTATIFCRKYNGNIRYTSRCVFFSTVLSLFTLVLVSVTMSMG; translated from the coding sequence ATGTTAGATCTTGCGGTCCTGTTTCATGTTGAAATGCAGATCCTGATCTTTTTCGGCCTCGGCGCGCTTTTAAAAAAGCAGAAGATCACTGACGGTCACATCGACGAATTTTTATCCACATTGATTCTGAATCTGATCATGCCGGTGAATATCTTTCTGTCGTTTTACCGCAATGTTTCAGTCGCGATGCTGCAGAAGAGCTTTCTGTTAGTTCTGGCGGGGATCATCGTCGTCGTGCTTGTCCTGGCGCTGTCGCGTCTGCTGCCCAAGTCCATGTCGTTGGAAAAGCGGCGGATTGCGCAGTATTCGATGTTGATTTCCAACGGTTCGCTGATCGGCCTGCCTTTGATCGAAGGCTTGTGTGGCAGCACCGGCGTTGTGTATGCCAACATCTTTATGATACCGACGCGCATTCTGTCCTTTTCTTCGGGTGAAAAATATTTCAATACGGGGTGGAAACCGGCCGGAGCGTTGACCATCGCGAAGAAGTTCTTTTTCAATCCGATCACCCTGGCGATGATCCTGGGATTTCTTTTCAAACTTGCCCAGCTTGGAATACCGGCAGGGATCGACGCGGTATTCAGTTCCTTGTCGGGCTGCATGAGTCCGCTGGCGCTGTTATTGGTCGGCTCAACCTTGCTGGAAAGCGGATCGGAAAAAGAGAATGTTTCAAAGGACATCGTTGAAATCAGTGTGTTCCGCCTGATCATCGCTCCGCTTCTAACCTACTTTGTGTGCGCTGCGCTGCGCCTCAGTACCCCGCAGATCATCGCCGCGGTTCTGGTCAACGCCACGCCGGTGGCTTCCACCGCAACGATCTTCTGCCGCAAATACAACGGCAACATCCGCTATACCAGCCGCTGTGTCTTTTTCTCCACGGTGCTGTCCTTATTTACGTTAGTGCTGGTTTCGGTTACAATGTCCATGGGATAA
- a CDS encoding MATE family efflux transporter — protein MTNKLQFKVDLIRGPIFQSLLLFAIPLFFSNVFQQLYNTVDTMIVGHVLGDLSLAAIGSCAAIYDLLIGFALGIGNGLAIVTARSYGAQDEELLKKSVAASIVIGLVTSLVLTVGAEIILMPLLKMLDTPPEILAEAFSYISIITRFTLVMFAYNLCAGLLRAIGNSFMPLVFLILSSCLNIGLDIFFIAQLNMGVGGAAIATVIAQGISVVLCLIYILKKTPALIPQSRHFKIGREIYAEMVGQGLSMGFMGSIVAAGSVVLQYGINNLGTLIIAGHTAARKLFMFFNMPFSAMAMAISTFVSQNRGADQRGRILKAMRCAVIYDFVMAALVTVILGLFAKDLVQLISGSQEAVVLNNGALYLQVVGPFYAVLGVLLETRFALQGLGAKMIPLVSSVIELVGKVVFAFLFIPKFAYLAVIFCEPVIWCLMTVQLIYAFVTHPYIHLLAPKLKTS, from the coding sequence ATGACGAATAAACTTCAGTTCAAGGTCGATCTGATTCGGGGACCGATCTTTCAGTCGCTGCTTTTATTTGCGATTCCGCTGTTTTTTTCCAATGTGTTCCAGCAATTATACAATACCGTGGATACGATGATCGTCGGACATGTGCTGGGAGATTTGTCGCTGGCGGCGATTGGTTCCTGCGCGGCGATTTATGATCTGTTGATCGGATTTGCACTGGGGATCGGCAACGGACTGGCGATTGTCACTGCCCGCAGTTATGGGGCACAGGATGAGGAGCTGCTGAAAAAGTCGGTTGCAGCTTCGATTGTGATCGGACTGGTCACTTCGCTGGTATTAACCGTAGGAGCGGAGATCATTTTAATGCCGCTGTTAAAAATGCTGGATACCCCGCCGGAGATCCTTGCGGAAGCATTCAGCTATATTTCGATCATCACGCGCTTTACGCTTGTGATGTTTGCGTATAATCTGTGTGCGGGACTGCTGCGGGCGATTGGCAACAGCTTTATGCCGCTGGTCTTTCTGATTCTGTCCTCGTGCTTGAATATCGGACTGGATATCTTCTTCATCGCCCAGCTGAATATGGGCGTCGGAGGTGCGGCGATCGCGACGGTCATCGCACAGGGAATTTCCGTGGTGCTGTGCCTGATTTACATCCTGAAAAAAACGCCGGCCTTGATTCCGCAGTCACGGCATTTCAAGATCGGCCGGGAAATCTATGCGGAGATGGTCGGTCAGGGTCTGTCCATGGGCTTCATGGGCAGCATTGTCGCTGCCGGATCCGTCGTGCTGCAGTATGGCATCAACAATCTGGGAACTCTGATCATTGCCGGACATACCGCTGCCCGCAAGCTGTTTATGTTTTTCAACATGCCGTTTTCAGCGATGGCAATGGCAATTTCAACGTTTGTATCGCAGAACCGCGGGGCCGACCAGCGCGGACGGATTCTAAAGGCAATGCGCTGCGCGGTGATTTATGATTTTGTGATGGCGGCGTTGGTCACGGTGATTCTCGGTTTGTTCGCGAAGGATCTTGTTCAGCTGATTTCCGGATCCCAGGAAGCAGTCGTGCTGAATAACGGCGCGCTGTATCTGCAGGTTGTCGGTCCGTTTTACGCAGTGCTGGGGGTGCTTTTGGAAACGCGGTTTGCCCTGCAGGGCTTAGGCGCGAAAATGATTCCGCTGGTTTCCAGTGTGATCGAGCTGGTAGGCAAGGTCGTGTTTGCCTTCCTGTTCATTCCCAAGTTTGCCTATCTCGCGGTGATTTTCTGCGAGCCGGTGATCTGGTGTCTGATGACGGTGCAGCTGATCTATGCTTTTGTCACTCATCCGTATATTCACTTGCTTGCGCCGAAACTGAAAACATCGTGA
- a CDS encoding HAD-IIB family hydrolase, giving the protein MKVFVSDLDGTLYPPNVTDSGEENRAAIRRWREAGNVFAVATVRIHQSYPKVAEDLGFAVDYLGGNGAELIFSDQTRILRTIKAEVFLELADWLKAHDVDGTVKMNCQGCWISSDRKHYPYGYPERIRNSLRQSLTLEEATILPDAEIVNLGIILHPDQRDAVKQALRLKLGSQLNVVSSDRDNLDVIRPDCSKAAALALLAERCKVPLSEVIVIGDSENDVGMFNVVKMSYCMADAEPQIQQKAVQTVRSVAAALELEMAKLQAEQGS; this is encoded by the coding sequence ATGAAAGTGTTTGTTTCTGATTTGGACGGTACGCTGTATCCGCCGAATGTAACGGACAGCGGTGAGGAAAACCGCGCGGCGATTCGCCGTTGGCGCGAAGCGGGCAATGTGTTTGCAGTTGCAACGGTGCGGATTCACCAGTCTTATCCCAAGGTCGCAGAGGATCTGGGGTTTGCGGTGGATTATCTGGGCGGCAATGGCGCAGAACTGATTTTCAGTGATCAAACTCGAATCTTGCGTACGATCAAAGCGGAAGTCTTTCTGGAACTTGCGGACTGGCTGAAAGCGCATGACGTCGATGGAACAGTCAAGATGAATTGTCAGGGATGCTGGATCAGCAGCGACAGAAAGCATTATCCGTATGGTTATCCTGAACGAATCCGCAATTCTCTGCGCCAGTCGCTGACTTTGGAAGAGGCGACGATTTTGCCGGATGCGGAAATTGTCAATCTAGGCATCATTCTGCATCCGGATCAGCGCGACGCCGTAAAACAGGCACTGCGTTTAAAACTGGGTTCACAGCTGAATGTCGTCAGCTCGGATCGGGACAATCTGGATGTGATTCGTCCGGATTGTTCCAAAGCGGCGGCGCTGGCTTTATTAGCGGAACGCTGCAAGGTTCCGTTGAGTGAGGTCATCGTGATCGGCGATTCTGAGAATGACGTGGGCATGTTTAACGTCGTAAAGATGAGCTATTGCATGGCTGATGCAGAACCGCAGATTCAGCAGAAGGCCGTCCAGACAGTTCGTTCCGTTGCGGCGGCACTGGAGCTGGAAATGGCCAAGCTGCAGGCGGAGCAGGGATCTTAA